In the Tessaracoccus lacteus genome, CGGCCGCGTTGAGGCAGGTGTTGAACACGGCGACGGTGGTCGACTCGAGGTTCGGCTGATTGGCGTTCAGCCACGCCACGGCCTCGGGGTAGAAGCGTCCGGCGTTGATGCCTGAGCCCACCACGACGAGTTCGGCGTCACGCACCTGGGGCGCATCCTGCAGGCACTCGACGCGCACCTGGTCTCCGTTGGACCGCAGCTCCCGGGCGATCGCGTCGGCGATCTCGTGGGCAGCGCCGAGTCGGGTTGCGTAGGCGATCAGGACGTTGCGCATGGATCGACAGTAACGCCCGTCGTCGCGGTAAGGCTTGCCTGGGGTCCGCAACAGGCGACCCCAGGCATGTCGCAGCTTGTCAGTCGAAGATCGGGTCGACGGTGCGGGTGCGCTTCAGCTCGAAGAACCCGGGGTAGGCGGTGACCTTCACGAAGCCGTCGAACAGATCGCCGGCTGCCTCGCCCTTGGGCGCAGGCGAGATAACGGGCCCGAAGAGGCTCATGCCGTTGACGCGCAGCACCGGGGTGCCGACCTCGTCACCGACGGGGTCCATGCCCTCGTGGTGCGAGCGACGCAGGTCGTCGTCGGCTGCGTCGGTCTGGGCGATATCGACGATGTCCGCGTCGGCGCCGACCGCGTCGAGGGCGGCCTTCAGGGTCTCGAGCGTGCGGGGCTCACCGTTCGGGTGGAAGCGCGTCCCGATCTCTGTGTAGAACTCGGCGAGCTTCTCCGAGCCGTGCCGCTGCTCGACCAGGAGGGCCGCGCGGGCCGGGGCCCAGGCCTTGTCCAAGTGATCGCGGTAGGCCGGATCAAGGTCGCGGCCCTCGTTCAGCACCGCGAGGCTCATGATGTGGAACGTGGTCTTGACGTCGCGCACCTTCTCCACCTCGAGCATCCAGCGGGACGTCATCCAGGCCCAGGGGCAGGTGGGATCGAACCAGAAATCAACACTCGTCGTCATGAACCCATCTCAGCACAGCCTCAAGGATGCAGGCCGACGACTCTGTCAAGCCATCAGCGAATCTGCGTTCACCCTCACCCAACGATCCGACGCGCCTCGTCCAACGCCCGGGACACGAACACGCCCTGGAACAGCACCACGTGCACCAGCAGCATGTGGAACTGGTGCACCGGGATCCGTTCCTCCCACCCGTCGGCCAATCGGCTGATCTCCTGGTAGCCGGCGATGGTGGCGTCGAGGTGGTCGGATCCGAACAGCGCAAGCTCCGCCAGGTCCGTCTCCGCGTGCCCGCCGTGCGCGCAGGGGTCAATCAGCGTGCCGACGGTCCCGTCCCCCTGGATGGCCCACACGATGTTGCCTCCCCACAGGTCGCCGTGGATGCGGGCCACCTCGCGGCACCGGGACGGCTGCGGCGAGTCGAACCTTCCGCCGGCGATGACGTCGCACGCGCGGTGCAGCAGGGCGCGCTCGTCGTCGGACAGCCCCCCGGCCATCAGGACGTAGGGGCGACACCGGGCCTCGGCGAAGAACTCGCCGAAGGTCGACCAGGTGGGCCTCGCCGCGGCCGGGGCCGGCAGCTCCGCCAGCGTGAGGTCCGACGGACTCATCTCGAGGGGCGCCTGGCCCCACCACCCCGCGCCGGCGGCGTGGGTCACGGCGAGCCGTCGGCCGAACCTCTCCGCGTCCACCCTCGACGGGGTGCCGGGGTCCAGCAGCCCGGTGGTGAGCCACGTCGATCCGACGCCCTTCAGTCGGGCGACGGCGGCTCCCCCGGGCACCAGCAGCCATCGGAGACTCGCTGCCTCGGTGACGATCGCGCGGCGGGATCCGACCTTGTGGAACGTCTCCATGCCGGCCTCCTCTGCGCGCTGACAACACGTTATCTGCCGGACGACGCACAGTGGTGGACGGTGCCGTAACCACGCGGTGACGATCCCGTGTCAGGACGGTGATCGACGGCATCGTGACACGAGCGGCCGCGGCTACGCTGAACTCACCGACCCCGACACCGATCTTGAGGAGGGCACCTGTGAACTCCCCCGGCGACGTAGGAGCCTGGTTCCGCACCGCCCAGCGCAGCACGACGGGGTCCCGCACCGACTGGGGTCCGCACGGCGGAGAGTTCGGGCGCCTGTCGCCCGCGCCGGAGCTCGACCGGGCCCTCGCGCTGTTCGTCGGCCGCCCCACGATGGTGCTGACCGGAGCCGGCATGTCCACCGGGTCAGGGCTCCCCGACTACCGCGGCCGCGACTCCGTCCCACGCTCACCCATGACGTTCCAGGAGTTCGTCGGCTCCGACCTGAGCCGCCGCCGCTACTGGGCCCGCTCCACCGTCGGCTGGCGTGCCTTCGGGAGGGCCACCCCCAACGCGGCCCACCGGGCCCTCGCCCGGCTCGGGCAGCTGACCCCCGTCACGGGAGTGGTCACGCAGAACGTCGACGGGCTTCACCAAGCCGCCGGGTCGTCCCCCGTCATCGACCTGCACGGCAACCTGGATCGGGTCGTCTGCCTCGACTGCGGCGCCGTGACGTCACGCGCTGAGCTCCAGCCCGTACTCCTCGGCCTGAATCCCGACTTCGCCGTCCACCTCGACGAGCTGGCCGTCAACGCCCGGACCGCCCCCGACGGCGACGCGGAGGTGGACCGGACCGAGGACTTCGTCTACCCGACCTGTGATCGCTGCGGCGGGATGCTGAAGCCCGACGTCGTGTACTTCGGGGAGAACGTCCGCCCGGAGGTCACCGCCGCCGCGAACCGGCTGCTCGACCACTCCGAGGTGCTGCTCGTCCTCGGGACCAGCCTCACCGTGATGAGCGGCCTGCGGTTCCTGCGCCGCTCGGCGAAGGAGGACCGGCCGATCATCATCCTGAACGACGGCACCACCCGCGGCGACGAGCTGGCCACCCTGCGCCTCCACGGGAGGATCGCACCCGTGCTCGAACGATGGGTCCGGCAGACCGCCCACTGACAAGCCCCTTTTCGCGAGGCGTTCCGCGCCCTAGACTCTGCTCACCTCCGACGAAAGGCGCCACATGGCAGGCGGACTCGCAGCTCTCCTCGACGACATTGCGGCCATCGCACGGGCGGCAGCCGCCTCGGTCGACGATGTGGCGGCCGGTGCCGCGAAGGCATCCGCCAAGGCGGTCGGCGTGGTCGTCGACGACACAGCCGTCACGCCGCGCTACGTGCAGGGTTTCACACCGGACCGCGAACTGCCGGTGGTGTGGAAGATCGCGCGCGGCTCGATCATCAACAAACTCGTCTTCATCCTGCCCGCGATCCTGCTGCTCAGCCAGTTCCTGCCGTGGCTCCTGACTCCGCTGTTGATGTGCGGCGGCCTGTACCTCAGCTACGAGGGGGCCGAGAAGCTCTGGGAGGCGGTGAGCGGACACTCCAAAGCCAAAGAGGCGCCGGCGCTCCTGCAGGGCGGTGACCATGAGAAGCTGATGGTCTCCAGTGCCATCCGGACCGACTTCATCCTGTCCGCTGAGATCATGGTGATCTCCCTGAACGAGGTCGGGGACCTCGGATTCTGGATGCGCGCCGGGTCGCTCATCGTGGTGGCGCTGATCATCACGGCCATGGTCTACGGCGTCGTGGCGCTCATCGTGAAGATGGACGACGTCGGCCTCAAGCTCGCCGCGAAGGAACGCACCCGCCGGTTCGGCGAAGGGCTCGTCAAGGCCATGCCGAGGGTGATGCAGGTGCTGAGCACCGTCGGCGTCGCCGCCATGCTATGGGTCGGCGGACACATCCTGCTCGTCGGCATCAACGACCTCGGCTTCACGCCGATCTACGAATTCGTCCACCACCTCGAGGAGGCTGCCGCGCACGCCGCGGGCGGCTTTGTCGGGTGGCTGGTGAACACGTTCTTCTCCGCGCTGCTCGGCGTGATCGTCGGCGCGGTCGTGGTGCTGATCATGCACCTCCTCCCCTTCGGGAAGAAGGGCCACACGGGGTCGACGGAGACCCACGCGCAGGAAGGCAAGAACTGAGATGTATCGCCAGGGGGGCAGGGGGAAGCGGCGCTGGCCGCTGATCGTCGGCGGCACGGTGCTGCTGCTGATCGTTATCTGGCTGGGGTTGTGCTGGCGCTATGTCGCGCACCCGACGGTGGATCCGTTCCAGAGCATCGACGCCATCTACGTCCTCGGGCCGGCGGAGGGACGCATCGATCTGGGAAGAGAACTCGCCGCCGAGTACGGCGCAGAGTCCCTGCTCGTCACGGTCTCGGTGAACGAGAAGACCGGCGAGGTCTACGAGAAGGACTTCTGCGACAAGCAGGCGGGCTACGAGGTCATCTGCCTGAACCCGGACCCCTACACGACTCAGGGGGAGGCGGAGGAACTCGCCGCCTACGCCGAGGAGCAGGGCTGGGACACCGTCGCCGTCCTGACCGGCACCCCGCACATCTCGCGGGCCAGGCTGTGGACGGAGCGCTACGTGCGGGCCGACGTGGTGATGTGGGAGACCGACGAGGTCATGTCCTTGACGGGCTGGGCGTATGCATTCGTGTACCAGAGCGGAGCCTGGGCCAAGGCGATCGTGATAGGCGCCTAGCCCCGCCGGAACGGCGCGCTGGCCGACTCCACCTGGCTCGGCCTGCAGCTCGCAGGCACCCGCGTCGACGACCCCACGGCGGCGGATCAGGACAATGACCATTTGCGAGATGGTCGAGGAGCTGCTCGCCACAGCCGACGACCTCGAGATCGACCTGATCCCGTTCGCGGCCGGTTCGGTCCCGAGCTCAACCGACTTCCGACGCTACATGTGGCAGTTCGAGGGCCACCACACCCAGCTCGCCGTCGTCCCCTCCCTCGTGGACGTCGCAGCGGACCGCGTCCGCACCCGACCCCTGGCCGGGCTGCCGCTCGTGTTAGTCGAGGGTTCCGCTCCCGGGGAGCCCTGTCTCTGGGGAAGCGGATCCTGGATCTGGGTCTG is a window encoding:
- a CDS encoding ElyC/SanA/YdcF family protein, translating into MYRQGGRGKRRWPLIVGGTVLLLIVIWLGLCWRYVAHPTVDPFQSIDAIYVLGPAEGRIDLGRELAAEYGAESLLVTVSVNEKTGEVYEKDFCDKQAGYEVICLNPDPYTTQGEAEELAAYAEEQGWDTVAVLTGTPHISRARLWTERYVRADVVMWETDEVMSLTGWAYAFVYQSGAWAKAIVIGA
- a CDS encoding DUF808 domain-containing protein, translating into MAGGLAALLDDIAAIARAAAASVDDVAAGAAKASAKAVGVVVDDTAVTPRYVQGFTPDRELPVVWKIARGSIINKLVFILPAILLLSQFLPWLLTPLLMCGGLYLSYEGAEKLWEAVSGHSKAKEAPALLQGGDHEKLMVSSAIRTDFILSAEIMVISLNEVGDLGFWMRAGSLIVVALIITAMVYGVVALIVKMDDVGLKLAAKERTRRFGEGLVKAMPRVMQVLSTVGVAAMLWVGGHILLVGINDLGFTPIYEFVHHLEEAAAHAAGGFVGWLVNTFFSALLGVIVGAVVVLIMHLLPFGKKGHTGSTETHAQEGKN
- a CDS encoding DsbA family protein, producing the protein MTTSVDFWFDPTCPWAWMTSRWMLEVEKVRDVKTTFHIMSLAVLNEGRDLDPAYRDHLDKAWAPARAALLVEQRHGSEKLAEFYTEIGTRFHPNGEPRTLETLKAALDAVGADADIVDIAQTDAADDDLRRSHHEGMDPVGDEVGTPVLRVNGMSLFGPVISPAPKGEAAGDLFDGFVKVTAYPGFFELKRTRTVDPIFD
- a CDS encoding flavodoxin domain-containing protein; the protein is MRNVLIAYATRLGAAHEIADAIARELRSNGDQVRVECLQDAPQVRDAELVVVGSGINAGRFYPEAVAWLNANQPNLESTTVAVFNTCLNAADPGKQEEALGYNASAVEPIGAAASATFAGRYEKSKTGFFGRLLLRILRKPEQDNVDRAAARAWAQELVEL
- a CDS encoding fructosamine kinase family protein is translated as METFHKVGSRRAIVTEAASLRWLLVPGGAAVARLKGVGSTWLTTGLLDPGTPSRVDAERFGRRLAVTHAAGAGWWGQAPLEMSPSDLTLAELPAPAAARPTWSTFGEFFAEARCRPYVLMAGGLSDDERALLHRACDVIAGGRFDSPQPSRCREVARIHGDLWGGNIVWAIQGDGTVGTLIDPCAHGGHAETDLAELALFGSDHLDATIAGYQEISRLADGWEERIPVHQFHMLLVHVVLFQGVFVSRALDEARRIVG
- a CDS encoding NAD-dependent protein deacetylase, translating into MNSPGDVGAWFRTAQRSTTGSRTDWGPHGGEFGRLSPAPELDRALALFVGRPTMVLTGAGMSTGSGLPDYRGRDSVPRSPMTFQEFVGSDLSRRRYWARSTVGWRAFGRATPNAAHRALARLGQLTPVTGVVTQNVDGLHQAAGSSPVIDLHGNLDRVVCLDCGAVTSRAELQPVLLGLNPDFAVHLDELAVNARTAPDGDAEVDRTEDFVYPTCDRCGGMLKPDVVYFGENVRPEVTAAANRLLDHSEVLLVLGTSLTVMSGLRFLRRSAKEDRPIIILNDGTTRGDELATLRLHGRIAPVLERWVRQTAH